A single window of Ignavibacteriota bacterium DNA harbors:
- a CDS encoding biopolymer transporter ExbD produces MAGGGQLKVERSKRGKASKRKKLKRVGFHLDMTPLVDITFLLLTFFMFTTTMATPQTMEMSVPPEKTEIEVGESMLLTIFVRDDNKLFYAHGQEDPTEIELKQLKGLAERENLKPDVMNKLITALKPSENASYGTVVSILDELNLAEIAITAEVAKKIDENGNPTERERRFTIAPMNEDEIAKIAEL; encoded by the coding sequence ATGGCCGGTGGTGGTCAACTTAAAGTTGAAAGATCTAAAAGAGGCAAAGCCAGTAAACGAAAGAAACTAAAAAGAGTAGGTTTCCACTTGGATATGACTCCACTTGTGGATATTACATTCCTGCTTTTGACTTTCTTTATGTTTACAACTACAATGGCTACTCCTCAAACTATGGAGATGTCGGTACCACCTGAAAAAACAGAAATCGAAGTTGGCGAGTCAATGCTTCTTACGATTTTTGTCAGGGATGATAATAAGCTTTTCTATGCCCACGGGCAGGAAGACCCGACTGAAATTGAGCTTAAACAGCTAAAAGGTCTTGCCGAAAGGGAAAATCTTAAGCCTGATGTAATGAATAAATTAATTACCGCTCTCAAGCCATCTGAAAATGCAAGTTATGGTACTGTTGTAAGCATTCTTGATGAATTGAACCTTGCTGAAATTGCTATAACTGCTGAAGTTGCTAAGAAAATTGATGAGAACGGTAATCCTACTGAAAGAGAACGCAGATTTACGATTGCTCCTATGAATGAAGACGAAATAGCAAAAATAGCGGAGTTATAA
- a CDS encoding biopolymer transporter ExbD, with protein MPKNKPKRTGFVIDMTPLVDITFLLLTFFMFTAKFKSQAESEQKFVIERPQVTADTSKVPDRDVAIIKIAVDSVTTDTTYYYEVANEADREQIWAATAAVPEELKGKAQLQVSLEVLDALIENTKRIRPETKFAIDADKKLRFKWISDAMDVLRSNFATKFDYVTEKKQ; from the coding sequence GTGCCTAAAAATAAACCAAAAAGAACGGGGTTTGTAATTGATATGACCCCGCTTGTGGACATCACTTTCTTGCTGTTGACCTTCTTTATGTTTACTGCAAAATTTAAGTCACAAGCTGAAAGTGAGCAGAAATTCGTAATTGAAAGACCACAAGTTACTGCCGATACTTCCAAAGTACCGGACCGTGATGTTGCGATTATAAAAATAGCTGTTGATTCGGTTACTACAGATACTACTTATTACTATGAAGTTGCTAATGAAGCTGATAGAGAGCAAATCTGGGCTGCTACTGCAGCGGTGCCTGAAGAGCTAAAAGGAAAAGCTCAGCTTCAAGTTTCGCTTGAAGTACTTGATGCATTAATTGAAAATACAAAAAGGATTCGTCCTGAAACAAAATTTGCAATTGATGCCGATAAAAAACTTCGCTTCAAATGGATAAGTGATGCTATGGATGTACTAAGAAGTAATTTTGCTACAAAATTTGACTATGTAACCGAGAAAAAACAGTAA
- a CDS encoding MotA/TolQ/ExbB proton channel family protein, with product MKNLFNAIVIALSLFVAYMIYFFVLGNPDNFNDPEIKHEPKNGNIYGTIYTGGPLVGLLLSFVLISITFTFERSFSIGKAKGKGNPANFIKNVTNLLAKGDLEAALAECDKQRGSMANVLRSAIIRFKEIENDPEFPGEKKVSEVQRAIDESMNLETPLLEKNLVILSTIASVAVLVGLLGTTLGMIRAFQALAVSGTVSAIQLSIGISEALYNTAGGLLGAIISIVAYNYFTTKVDSFVYMIDEAILSITQIFTVRIKS from the coding sequence ATGAAAAACTTATTTAATGCTATAGTGATAGCACTTTCGCTTTTTGTAGCGTACATGATTTATTTCTTTGTGTTAGGTAATCCTGACAATTTTAATGATCCCGAAATCAAGCATGAGCCAAAGAATGGCAATATATACGGTACAATATATACCGGTGGTCCTCTTGTAGGTCTTTTGTTGTCTTTCGTGCTAATCTCTATAACATTTACATTTGAGCGTTCCTTCTCAATAGGTAAAGCCAAAGGTAAAGGAAACCCTGCCAACTTCATAAAAAATGTTACTAACCTTCTTGCAAAAGGAGATTTGGAAGCAGCACTTGCCGAATGTGATAAACAACGCGGCTCTATGGCTAATGTCCTTAGGTCAGCAATTATCAGATTTAAAGAAATTGAGAATGACCCTGAGTTTCCGGGTGAGAAAAAAGTTTCTGAAGTTCAGAGAGCTATTGACGAATCTATGAACCTCGAAACACCTCTTCTTGAAAAGAACCTTGTAATTCTATCAACTATTGCATCTGTTGCTGTACTTGTAGGTCTTCTTGGTACAACACTTGGTATGATTCGTGCATTCCAGGCACTTGCCGTTTCCGGTACTGTATCAGCTATTCAGCTTTCGATTGGTATCTCTGAAGCACTTTATAATACTGCAGGTGGTCTCCTAGGCGCTATCATATCAATCGTAGCTTACAACTACTTCACAACTAAAGTTGACTCTTTTGTTTATATGATTGACGAAGCGATTTTAAGTATTACTCAGATTTTCACTGTAAGAATTAAAAGCTAA
- a CDS encoding STAS domain-containing protein, whose translation MSQVRLEEQMGGAILHLKGQFIGGAETDELKQHLQNLSEANHNSLIINLDNVTYLNSTALGVLISSHANFTKRGGKIILCNVSKSIENIFVITKLTLVFTIADTLEDAKKLF comes from the coding sequence ATGTCACAAGTTAGATTGGAAGAGCAAATGGGTGGAGCAATCCTTCACCTGAAAGGGCAATTTATAGGCGGTGCAGAAACAGATGAATTAAAGCAGCACTTGCAAAACTTATCAGAAGCTAATCATAACAGTTTGATTATCAATCTTGATAATGTTACTTATCTTAATTCGACAGCACTTGGGGTGCTTATTTCCTCCCATGCAAATTTTACTAAACGCGGAGGAAAAATTATCCTTTGTAATGTCAGTAAATCAATAGAAAATATTTTTGTAATAACCAAGCTTACACTTGTATTTACAATTGCAGATACTCTTGAAGATGCTAAGAAACTTTTTTAA
- the prmC gene encoding peptide chain release factor N(5)-glutamine methyltransferase, whose protein sequence is MEKIWKIIDIINWGKDYFANKDIESPRLNIELILGKALNCDRVNLYTRYDLPLQPDELSKIREMVIRRSKHEPLQYILGSTSFMGLEINVNENVLIPRPETEELVSLILQNHNNKKPLKILDIGTGSGAIAISLAKFLDDSEVLGIDVSDSAIAVAKHNAVKNGVKNIRFEKKDFLTNCNFSGNWCVLVSNPPYISKKEFEQSDERELFYEPRVALTDDGDGLLFYRKFAEVFKDMMTSDGRFYLEIAYNQAADIQEIFEADYDLQFHKDFAGHLRIVEGCVKK, encoded by the coding sequence TTGGAAAAGATTTGGAAAATAATAGATATTATCAATTGGGGTAAAGATTATTTTGCCAATAAAGACATTGAATCACCAAGATTGAATATCGAACTGATTTTAGGCAAAGCACTTAATTGCGATAGAGTGAACCTTTACACAAGATATGATTTGCCCCTTCAGCCGGATGAACTTTCTAAAATCAGAGAAATGGTCATAAGAAGATCAAAGCATGAACCTCTCCAATATATTCTTGGCTCTACTTCTTTTATGGGTTTGGAAATTAATGTTAATGAAAATGTACTTATACCAAGACCCGAGACTGAAGAGCTTGTTAGTTTGATTTTGCAGAATCACAATAATAAAAAACCACTTAAAATTTTAGATATTGGAACAGGTTCCGGAGCGATTGCTATTTCTCTGGCAAAATTTTTGGATGACTCCGAAGTTCTTGGAATTGATGTATCAGATAGTGCCATTGCAGTCGCAAAGCATAATGCCGTTAAAAATGGTGTAAAGAACATAAGATTTGAAAAAAAAGATTTCTTAACAAATTGTAACTTTTCAGGTAATTGGTGTGTCTTAGTATCAAATCCTCCGTACATTTCAAAAAAAGAATTTGAACAGAGTGATGAAAGAGAGTTGTTTTACGAACCAAGAGTGGCTTTGACTGATGATGGTGACGGATTACTTTTTTACAGGAAGTTTGCTGAAGTTTTTAAAGATATGATGACATCAGATGGCAGATTCTATTTGGAGATTGCTTATAATCAGGCTGCTGATATACAAGAAATATTTGAAGCTGATTATGATTTGCAATTTCATAAGGATTTTGCAGGACACTTGAGAATTGTAGAAGGTTGTGTTAAGAAATAG
- a CDS encoding HU family DNA-binding protein: MNKQDLINAVAEGSGLKKVEAEKAIKATIDAISGELAGGGNVTLVGFGSFSVFERQARTGKNPQTGASIQIAAKKVAKFKPGKALAESVNPVAAKKPAAKKKAAKKK, translated from the coding sequence ATGAACAAACAAGATCTTATTAACGCAGTTGCAGAAGGCTCAGGCTTAAAGAAAGTCGAAGCTGAAAAAGCAATCAAAGCAACCATTGACGCCATTTCAGGAGAATTGGCAGGTGGTGGAAATGTTACCTTAGTTGGTTTTGGTTCATTTTCAGTTTTCGAAAGACAGGCTAGAACCGGTAAGAATCCTCAAACAGGTGCTAGTATCCAAATCGCTGCTAAGAAAGTTGCCAAGTTTAAACCCGGCAAAGCCCTTGCAGAATCTGTAAACCCTGTTGCTGCTAAAAAACCGGCTGCTAAGAAAAAAGCGGCTAAGAAGAAATAA
- a CDS encoding phosphatidylglycerophosphatase A, whose amino-acid sequence MTKYKNITEELLVTFFYVGKIKYAPGTFGSMGGLLILFLPEYLIWQAAVILLVLLFGISINPIKRYEILKGNDHSSIVIDEVIGMMIPFANPFIIISPFWVISAFILFRIFDILKPYPINKLNEKKGAIFVLLDDVLAGVFTMVILQLLQLGYRISPFFLTFFEII is encoded by the coding sequence TTGACAAAATATAAAAATATTACCGAAGAGTTGCTTGTAACGTTCTTCTATGTTGGTAAAATCAAGTATGCTCCTGGAACTTTTGGAAGTATGGGCGGTTTATTGATTTTATTCCTGCCGGAATATTTAATTTGGCAGGCAGCGGTTATTTTGTTAGTGCTCTTATTTGGGATTTCAATAAATCCAATTAAAAGGTATGAGATACTGAAAGGAAATGACCATTCATCAATAGTAATTGATGAAGTAATCGGAATGATGATACCATTTGCAAATCCTTTTATTATAATCAGTCCGTTTTGGGTGATTTCTGCATTTATTTTATTCAGGATTTTCGACATTTTAAAACCATATCCAATTAACAAACTTAATGAAAAAAAAGGTGCAATATTTGTACTTTTAGATGATGTCCTTGCAGGTGTGTTTACGATGGTAATTTTACAACTTTTGCAGTTGGGATACCGAATTTCTCCCTTTTTTCTGACTTTTTTTGAAATAATTTAA
- the pgsA gene encoding CDP-diacylglycerol--glycerol-3-phosphate 3-phosphatidyltransferase — MKQLPNILSLLRIVISPIFFLMLISENPTLICLSLPLFIIGAISDYLDGWFARRMKAISRFGKFFDPLADKFLTGAAFLAFAVLSIVPLWMVLIIIFRDILTTAMRFMPQSGNQSITTSKPAKIKTFIQMIFIFVILLTITFINCPMNGFNPENLVAFLYSDFVYYSMMVIVVLTLWTLIDYSKQNKRPF; from the coding sequence ATGAAGCAACTTCCAAATATTTTGAGCTTGCTCAGAATTGTGATTTCTCCGATATTTTTCCTAATGTTAATTTCGGAGAATCCAACTTTGATATGTTTATCATTACCATTATTTATAATTGGTGCCATTTCCGATTATCTGGATGGCTGGTTTGCTCGAAGAATGAAAGCAATCTCGCGATTTGGAAAGTTTTTCGATCCTCTTGCAGATAAATTCCTTACCGGTGCGGCATTTCTTGCTTTTGCTGTGCTCAGTATAGTTCCTCTCTGGATGGTATTAATAATCATATTCCGCGATATTCTTACAACCGCTATGCGTTTTATGCCGCAATCAGGAAATCAGTCAATTACTACTTCCAAACCTGCAAAAATTAAAACTTTTATTCAGATGATATTTATTTTTGTTATTCTACTAACTATTACATTTATAAATTGCCCGATGAATGGTTTTAATCCAGAAAATCTTGTTGCTTTTCTATATTCAGATTTTGTTTATTATTCAATGATGGTTATAGTAGTACTTACTTTGTGGACTTTGATTGATTATTCCAAACAAAACAAACGACCGTTTTGA